The sequence AAACGTATGGGCATACGTTTCCCTCCGTCGGGACTCCCTGCGTGGTCAGCGCAGTCCAACCCCTGAGTCCCGCCCCAATTGTGATGCGAGCATTACGCGACGGCGCGAGCCTGAGCGCCCGCTCACGTCCCGGCGACGGCAAACCTGCCCGGACGAGAGTGGAAAAGAGCCACCCATCGATGGCACAAGACGGCAAACCGGACAGCTCAAGGCTCGCATACTTTTGCATACTGAACACCTGCACCAGTTCATGACGGGCCGGCTGCCCGGCGCTCCCTTCATGGGAACGGTCCTCCTCGACACGATAGGTCTCCATCACAAACCGCGTCCCCATCGAAAAGGGCTCGTCATCCAGAGTCGCGGCTCCTTTGGGACAGACGTAAAACTTCAGTATTTCCTCGTGGCCCTGCCGGTGCCCGGCAATCTGACAGGTCGGCCAAGACCGATAGCCGAAAGCCATCGACAACTGCCTATCTTCCGGTGCGGCCACAGACCTGGTGGTCACCCCCAAGGCAATAGCCATCAGTCTGGCCACCACTGGTACGAGCTCGGGATAGTCCTGATCGTGATTCATCTCGCCCCCTCTCAATGTTGAGCCCCCCGAAGGGCCAGGGTGGGGGAGGCAGTCAACCGTCCCACCCTGGTAACGGGTCCGCGAGATGGAGACCTCACCCCGCTGACGCCATATGCCTTCAGCCCTCTCTTGTCATCGCAGCGGCTTTTCTCCGCTGTTATCAGCGTTTCTTATTCGGGCCTGCGCACGAACCGGCGCCACCTTATGGGGAATCGAACGAGTCACCGGTGTCGGATCCTTACGATTGGCCTCGACCAGCGCCGTAACCGATTCGCGAAAGACGCGCAGGCTGCCATGTCCGATCTTGGTCGCACCGAGCCGTCCTTCTTCAATCCACCGATAAATCGTCCACTTGCTCACGCGTAACAGTTGCGCCGCGTCGTTCACCCGCATCAACGATGATTCCATCATGGCATCCCAAGCCCCGATCCACCGTCCATTCACATCCGCGCGCCACGTTCATACCATCCCGTCACTTCATGACCTCGCCCGTGCAATACCAGTTCTCGCCTTTCACACCATTGACGGCCGTAGCCAGTTGCTCCGGCTTTACCTTGCCCGATTCGACCGTCACCACCGCATGGCCTTTCATCCTCTTGAAATCGACCGTCTTCACGCCGGGAACGCGCCGAAGCGCATGTTCGACATCGCCCACATATCCGTCGCAGAACTTGCCGCCCAGCATGAGTGTGATTGTTTCATCGCCCGCAAAGGCCGGGATGGCCATCGCACAGACACACCCGATGAGACAACCAAGCGTGATGAATGTCTTCACGATTTCCCCTCCTGCTGACCGGCCTCGAGCCTCTGCGCTCCTCGGTCGATCCGCGCCGAGCAATTCCAGCCCGATGCGAGCGCGCGATGTACTGCACCGGCTAACTGCTCCGGCGTCTC is a genomic window of Nitrospirota bacterium containing:
- a CDS encoding cytochrome P460 family protein — encoded protein: MNHDQDYPELVPVVARLMAIALGVTTRSVAAPEDRQLSMAFGYRSWPTCQIAGHRQGHEEILKFYVCPKGAATLDDEPFSMGTRFVMETYRVEEDRSHEGSAGQPARHELVQVFSMQKYASLELSGLPSCAIDGWLFSTLVRAGLPSPGRERALRLAPSRNARITIGAGLRGWTALTTQGVPTEGNVCPYV
- a CDS encoding helix-turn-helix domain-containing protein, with product MMESSLMRVNDAAQLLRVSKWTIYRWIEEGRLGATKIGHGSLRVFRESVTALVEANRKDPTPVTRSIPHKVAPVRAQARIRNADNSGEKPLR
- a CDS encoding cation transporter codes for the protein MKTFITLGCLIGCVCAMAIPAFAGDETITLMLGGKFCDGYVGDVEHALRRVPGVKTVDFKRMKGHAVVTVESGKVKPEQLATAVNGVKGENWYCTGEVMK